The sequence below is a genomic window from Aspergillus nidulans FGSC A4 chromosome V.
TGCACAGCTCGACGATCAAAGGATCGGTGATTGTGAATCCGCGATATTGGGAATTTGGGATAGCGCGACGAGGCTGAATCGCCAACTGCCCCCCCAACTCGGTCCCTGAAATTCATCTCCACCGCGAATGGTAGCTCCAGACTGACCTTGCATATTCCCGTTCTTATATTTATCTCCATCAGTCTCTCCTTCGATCCTTACTTTTGATTGCTCGCAGCGGCGTCTATCTGCGCCTCAGCCCGACCGTAATCCACACCTGCTGTGTCTCCCCACCTCGCGCGCCTTGGGCCCCCTTCTGTTTCCCTGGATCATCCTGCTCTTATTCTTACATATTCTTCCATTCCCTCCGCTCAGCCTCTTTTCGCGTGGTATCTATTCTGGGATCTTGTCTGCATAGCTCTTTGCCATGGATCCTCAAGATACGCTGCAGGACCTGGGGCAAGCTCCCGCTGCTCATATAAACCGCAGCGCCAGCCCCTCAGCACACGCCCACCAGCAGTACAATAATAATCACAACGACTTGACAATTGACCCTTCGGTCACCTCCAATTCCTCCTACCCTCCGTCGTCCTTTGCCAACAATTCCGCTCCTGGCTCCGAGGCGTTCGCCTACTCGTCGAGCTATCTGACTCCTGCAACCGCGACCGACCATAACTTCGCCCGCCCTAGTCTGCAGATCCCACAGTCCTTTGACCAAGGACTCTCACACCAGCCTGCCGAGGAGAACTTCTCAAACCTCCTAAACTCGAACACTGGTGACTTCGATTTCTCGCTCTACCAGGGATCGAGCCCTAACAATACTGGCTCCGACTACCCCTCTTCGGGCCTGCTCGATCCTCAGCAGTCGGGCAACCAAGCCGTCAACCCGGTCGATCTGGTCAGCCAGATCCCGTCTCCTCACCCGTCGAACTCGTCGCAGACCTCGCCGCTGGACCAGCCGCCGTCCAGCGCCATGTCCCCTCCCGCCTCCTCGCCGGGGACGTTCTATACCCCCCAGCACTCGCGTCACACCTCCCTCGATCCCGCAAGCGCCGCATACATGACCAACGTTTCGCACCCCGAATGGCAGGCCGTTATGAACAATTCCGCTTTTCACGGCCACCGTCGCGCTCCCTCAGAGGTCTCCGAGGTGTCGTCCGCCGCCCATTCTCCCTATCTTCCCCAGCATGACAGCTTTGACGTGGCGGACAATAATCCGTCCCCACTGCTGGCGGCTCAGAATGACCCCAGTCTCTATGATAATGCCGCGTTGGGAATCGAGTCATTCACTCTGTCTGAGCATCACCAGCCCCAAACACAGGGGATTAGCCCTCACCATAGTCCTTACATCTCTCCTCAGCTGATGCCTCAACATCCGACAGACATAATCCCTGGCGGGCCATTTATCTCTGCTCCGGCGACAAACTCCGCGTACCCGACTCCTCCAACAGAAGGCTATCCGAATGGCGGTGATATCGGGCAAGCGTCACAGATGGCCCCGCCGTCAATCAATGTTGAATTTGCGCCCCCGGCTAAGGCTCAAGTCTTCCCACCTGAAAAGTCGACCGCTGACATGGACTCGTTGAGTCCGCCTCCATCGTTGCGTAAGTTGTCTACTTCATCACTTGACTAAGTCTAATTCATCATCTAGGCACCTCACGGATGCGCAGCAAGTCTGATCCGTACGCGGTCTCCATCTC
It includes:
- the crzA gene encoding protein crzA (transcript_id=CADANIAT00003336), which produces MDPQDTLQDLGQAPAAHINRSASPSAHAHQQYNNNHNDLTIDPSVTSNSSYPPSSFANNSAPGSEAFAYSSSYLTPATATDHNFARPSLQIPQSFDQGLSHQPAEENFSNLLNSNTGDFDFSLYQGSSPNNTGSDYPSSGLLDPQQSGNQAVNPVDLVSQIPSPHPSNSSQTSPLDQPPSSAMSPPASSPGTFYTPQHSRHTSLDPASAAYMTNVSHPEWQAVMNNSAFHGHRRAPSEVSEVSSAAHSPYLPQHDSFDVADNNPSPLLAAQNDPSLYDNAALGIESFTLSEHHQPQTQGISPHHSPYISPQLMPQHPTDIIPGGPFISAPATNSAYPTPPTEGYPNGGDIGQASQMAPPSINVEFAPPAKAQVFPPEKSTADMDSLSPPPSLRTSRMRSKSDPYAVSISRPRSPSSPSASLDALAASSPRSLSPFNVGRHPYSNPSSREPSPARSARRLSTSSVDSRNYILGLADPQRPGSNNTDSKRVQKHPATFQCTLCPKRFTRAYNLRSHLRTHTDERPFVCTVCGKAFARQHDRKRHEGLHSGEKKFVCRGDLSRGGQWGCGRRFARADALGRHFRSEAGRICIKPLLDEESQERERTLINQQQQHLQPVNQPLMLPGQGTEAQHTGSFILPAALLAQYPALQTLQWDQIPAGTDDTSDIGGRNSFDASSGGEFGFDDDESGISVSGMSTGYASDQGNIYNVDAQGQMLGVNPGEAGYANPNWGK